Genomic window (Muntiacus reevesi chromosome 6, mMunRee1.1, whole genome shotgun sequence):
TGGGAACTGGAGGCTTGCAAGCTGTTAGTCTAGgaatccctgggcttccctggtggctcagacggtaaagcggctGCCTacaaagagacctgggttcaatccctggatcaggaagataccctggagaaggaaatggcaacccactccagtatccttgcctggaaaacccaatggacggaggagcctgataggctccagtccatggggtcacaaagggtcagacacaactgagtgacttcactttctttcactttcagtctaggAGTCAGACTGAGACCTCAGGTCTGAACACACAGACGCCTTCGCTGAGGGCTACTTGCTGTGTGCAAGGAGTTCTGTGCCTCTTGCAACATGAGATTAACACTCACCAGGTTAACTACCGTGCCAAATACGTTAACAAATACATGCCAAAGAGTAGCCAGCACAGCGGCACCAAGGGGGCTGAAGGACAAGTGCCGTCAGCCTCTGTTTGGGGGAGTGGCAAGGATCCAGCGGGCTCTTCATCAGTCCCGCTGAGCTCCCTGCTGCTCGGGCCTCCCCGGCGGCCGGGGGTCCTCAATACTCACCTCCTCACCCCCAGGCCTCCTGTGAGACGTTCTGCGTCGGGGAGGAGGCCAAGGCTGCCGCCCAGGACATCTTCAGCCCCAAACGGAGCTGGAAACGCCAGAGGTACCGGCTGAGCGCCCAGGCCGAGGGCCTCCAGCTGCTGCCAGGTGGGGCCCGACCTCACCCTGACCCTGCCGGTCCGCTGGGCTCCAGGGGGCCCCGGACCCACTGACTCGGGGCCTGAGTCCCTGGCTCGGGTTCAGTCTCGTCTGCTTCCCCCCGACCCCCGCCCCTCAGGCCTGGTCCACGTGCACAGACGGAAGATGTTTCAGGCCACAGTCCTCTCAGTGGAAAACCTGCAAAGCAGCAAGTCCACGTGAGGAGGGccactccccaccctcacccgcccacccctccttccccagACCCTGGcactcctccacccccacccgcccACCTCTGCTTCCCCAGGCCCCAGCACCCCCGACTCGCCCCCAGCCCTCCTGTGACTTCCCCCTCTCTCCACCCCAGCCGGGCCACCATCCTGGTGCGCCTGGACACTGCAGGCCAGGAGGGGCTGCAGTACCAGCCGGGGGACCACATCGGCATCTGCCCGCCTAACCGGCCCGGCCTCGTGGAAGCGCTGCTGAGCCGCGTGGAGGACCCGCCGCCGCCTGCCGAGTCTGTGGCTGTGGAGCAGCTGGAAAAGGGCAGCCCAGGTGAGGGGCcatctgggggcggggggtgggggggccagcGAGGGCCGCTCCACCCCCCTGGCCCCAGGGTCCCCTCAGGGTCAGGACCCGACGGAAGGCTGCTGCAGCCCCCACTCGCAGCCACTGTGCTACCAGCATGGATCGTGGCTCCTTTCTCAAACCCACCCCCAGAGCCCCCACAAAAGGCCACCCCTCCCTCTAGGCCCATCCCGTGCCCAGCAGTCTAGCCTGCTCTGTAGCTGGCACCAGGTCTGCCTTCCGCTCCCCCGGGCCTGGAGTTACGATAAGATGAGTGGGGGAGAGGCAGGGGCCCAGACCAACCCAATCCAGCAGGGGCCCTcgaacacagacacagacatgcagacacacacacccagaccaACCCAACCCAGCAGAAGCccccgaacacacacacacacacacacacacacacacacacccagaccaACCCAATCCAGCAGGGGCCCtcgaacacatgcacacacacacacacacaaatacacccaGACCAACCCAACCCAGCAGGGGCCctcgaacacacacacacacacacacacacacacacacacacacgggctgcCCAGACAGGCCCACCCCCGCTGTCCAAGAACCAGCCCTCCAATGACACCATAATGTGTGGTTAGTCCCCATGTCCTCCCCTGAGAAGCAGCTGTCACCCCGGAGAAGGCAGGCCCAGCGTGGCCCCATCCTCTGAGCGCTTCCTCATGCCCACCTCCCCCGCAAGGCGGCCCTCCTCCCAGCTGGGTGCGGGACCCACGGCTGCCCCCGTGCACGCTGCGCCAGGCTCTCACCTTCTTCCTGGACATCACCTCCCCGCCCAGCCCCCGGCTTCTCCGACTGCTCAGCACCCTGGCCGAAGAACCCAGCGAGCAGCAGGAGCTCGAGACCCTCAGTCAGGTCGggagccccccgcccccaatGGGGCGGCAGGGGCCCGTGAGATGGGATGAGCTGCGGGGAAGGGGACCCATGGTGAAAGTCCTGAAGGTCTAAGATCCGCCCCCCCAGCTCTGGAGTTCCTATTCATCTCTGAATTCTCTGGCCTTAAAGAGGCACGCGGAAGGTGCTGGAGAAATGTTTGTGGCCCCACCTGAGGGGCGAGAAGCCCCCCGCCCAGGAGGCTCAGCTCAGGAGGGGTCAAGAAGGGAGGTGGACAGGAGGCAGGTGCCAAGCTCACTGCCACCCGCCCCGCCAGGACCCCCGGCGCTACGAGGAGTGGAAGTGGTTCCGCTGCCCCACGCTGCTGGAGGTGCTGGAGCAGTTCCCGTCCGTGGCGCTGCCCGCCCCGCTGCTCCTCACCCAGCTGCCCCTGCTGCAGCCCAGGTACTACTCCGTCAGCTCGGCCCCCAGCGCCCACCCCGGAGAGGTCCACCTCACGGTAGCCGTACTGGCATACAGGACCCAAggtgaggcggggggggggggcgggggatggggcCGGGCCCCCACAGGGAcacctggggcggggtgggggggtgcggaTCCCTCACtgactgcccccctcccccccaccccctagaTGGGCTGGGCCCCCTACACTACGGGGTCTGCTCCACGTGGCTGAGCCAGCTCAAGACTGGAGACCCCGTGCCCTGCTTCATCAGGGGGTGAGTGAGCACTTGGGAGGGGGGGCGCATGGGAGGGGCACGGGGAGGAGGAGGGCGTCTGTCCAGCCGGGGTGGACAGAGCACCACACAGATGGCCCGAGGACGGATGGACGAGCTGGCTGCACGGGGCAGGTGGGAGAAGCCTTGCTGGAGCATGTGAGTGGGAGCAGGCAGGCCCTGCTTAACCCAACCAGGACGGGGCATCCTGTTAAGCCACCTCACAACTCTGGCTGAGCTTTGGGCCTCTCACTGATTTGGACTTCAGGTCCTACCTtgaagctgcagctcccaggAACGGGCTGGGATCCCACCTCAGCAGGCCCTGTCCCTTTTAGAAGGGGTACCGTGTCTCTCCCTACATCCCTGGggtccatcggatgttggcaggCAGGTACCTGGGAACTGTGCTCCACCCGCCTTTAGTCCAGGGAGAACTAGTTAGCTCACCATAGTGTCAGTGAGGACTCAAGGGAAGTGAAGGATCTGAGGACACCCTTCCCTCCCTGCTGTGTCCAGAAGTCTTGCCCCATCCAGCACCCAGGAGCTGGAGGCTTAAGGTGGCACAAGCAAGAGTTCCCAGGATGCTCCAGCCAGGACAGTGACCCGAACCCATCTGGCAGGCCACATTACAAATAAACTGCCCATCTAGTGAACACAAACCAAATGCCGATATCAAGGCTGTGGTTTCAAATACACTCAGTGAAGTCATTATGAACCAAAAGGCTGTctgcccttcccttccccatACTTTCTATATCTCCTAAACTGAGACATCAAAACGTTCTTCAGTTCAAACTTGAGCTTTATTTCCTTTGACGCAACCTCCAGAAACCACAGGTCCAGAGAGTCTCTGCCAATACAGAGAGTGCTTTTACTAAACACACCATGCTCACTATAAGCTAGACGCAAGCAGGTTAAGTTCTCCTCTCTCCACCCTGCCGAGGTTGGTAAGAGTGGGGGGTCTGAGGGGACAAAGGAGGCCTGACGGAGGTTGTCTTGGCCAGGGCTCCCTCCTTCCGGCTGCCACCTGACCCCTACGTGCCCTGCATCCTCGTGGGCCCCGGCACTGGCATCGCCCCCTTCCGGGGATTTTGGCAGGAGAGGCTGCATGACATTGAGAGCAAAGGTGAGGCTGGGGACCCAAGGGAATGACCGGAAGGCAGGAGGGAGTCACACAGTTTAGGGGGGCCAAGGGGCAGGATGCTGAAAGGCAGGAAACAGGGCAAGAAACAGGATTACAAAGGTGAAGTTTATTAGACTGGGACGGGGGGAGTGGGGCTCCTAGAGACAAAAGCTGTGCCCTGTAGGTCTGGCTAGCCTAGCACAAAGTAGCATTGGATTGAATTAAGGACAAAGGGAACCTGGAAGCCTGGAGAAGACAGGGCTGGGACTCAGAAGATGGAAATGCCCCAGGTGGACTCTGGACTGTGTCAGAGGTCAACTAAGTGTGTCTGAGATCCCAGGAAGCTGAAGGGTGTTTAGATTGGGTACGGGGTGCCCAGGGAAGCTGGCCAATCAAATGAAAGGGGGCTTGTGACTAACAGGAATGTGCAGAGTGCAGAAGCTGAAGGTGTGGGAGAATGTGGGGTCGGAGCAGGGAAGGGCCGGTTGTCTCAGGCCGCAGGGTTACCTGGTCCCAAGGGCACAGATTCTGGGTCAGAAAGCCCAGCTGTGGTACAGTGTCACCGCTGGCCATCCTGTCAGAGAGAAGTCACCACCtcctgtgaccttgggcttctctGTCAATCAGCCCCAGGCAGTGTCTGTGAAAACATCTAGCCCTCTCCTAGAGGCTAAAGAGTGGAGAGTGGTGGTTTCTGCAGGAAAGGGTGGGCGGTCGGCCTGAGTGAGGGAAGCCAGTGGGAGGTGTCCCTGGGGCTGGGTCCCCCAGGAGGGGTTGGGGGCGCTCTCAAGCCACAGTGATGCCCGCAGGTCTGCAGCCCGCCCCCATGACCCTGGTGTTCGGCTGCCGGTGCTCCCAGCTCGACCATCTCTACCGCGACGAGGTGCAGGAAGCCCAGCAGCGCGGGGTGTTTGGCCGCGTCCTCACCGCCTTCTCCCGGGAACCTGACAGCCCCAAGGTGCGGGACCCTGAGGGTGCTGGGGTAACCCGAAGCTAGGGACGGAGGAAGAACCGCCGTGCTCTGAGACCCACCCGGATCGGCTCGTTGGGCCCCCTTTGGGTCCCGCTCACCCTCGCCCAAGCCGCGCCCCTCGCTCCGCTCCGTCTCTCCAGTCCCGCGCACCTGGGCCCCACCTGGCGCCCAGGGCATCTCTTCTCACCCAGGACCCGGCCGCCCTCCCCGCTCCCTGGGGACCTGCCCTTCGCTCCGCGGGCCCCGCCGGGGTCCGCCCCTAACCCCGCCTCCCCTTCAGACCTACGTACAGGACATCCTGAGGACCGAGCTGGCTGCCGAGGTGCACCGCGTGCTGTGCCTCGAGCGGGGCCACATGTTTGTCTGCGGCGACGTCACTATGGCAACCAGCGTCCTGCAGACGGTGCAGCGCATCTTGGCAACAGAGGGCGACATGGAGCTGGACGAGGCCGGCGACGTCATCGGCGTGCTGCGGGTacggaggggcggggccggggcaggcgggcaggggcggggccagaCCCGGACGGGGCGGGGCCAGGCGGAGGCGGGACCGACTTCCGCCCCACACTTCCACCGGTGTTTTGATCCTCCGccctctttccttcccaggaTCAGCAACGCTATCACGAGGACATTTTCGGCCTCACGCTGCGCACCCAGGAGGTGACAAGCCGCATACGCACCCAGAGCTTTTCCCTGCAGGAGCGGCATCTGCGGGGAGCGGTGCCCTGGGCCTTCGACCCGCCCGGCCCAGACACCCCCGGCCCCTGAGACCCCTCTTGCTTCCCACTGCAGTTCCCGGAGAGAGGGGCTGTCATTCCACTATGGCTCTACCGCTGTCCTGTCGGCCTTACCGGGACCGGCcacttctccctcccctcccgagGTGACCTCTCACCGTCTGTCCAGACTCTATGGAGACTGTTCGCATCCCCTGTACTATCTCATCTTCTCATCTCTGAGTCTATTTCCCCACCCTAAGTCTGAGTCTATCTGGAAGACCCCTCCCAGCAGCGGTATTCCAGAGCCTACAGTCAGCCCTTTGGTGTTTAGGTGAATTTTAGATTCCCCTCGCCTCTCTCGGAAGTATCTTATCTTGAAACCTCATCTCTAaatcattcaaatatttattattgaagATTTACCATAAGAGACTGGACCAGAAGTTAGGAGACCTACTAAGATGCCTAAGCCAGCGCTGTCAATTACAGTTACAGAATAATGACAAGCTTTGTCTTTTAACTTGTGCACACGGTGTGGGGGTGGTAACTCTTGGATGGAGGAGTCCTGTCCCACACACTCTTCTCTGACCCCTGCCCTGTAGAAAACTGGTTTCCAGCCAAGTGCAGGCAGTTCTCCAGTGTGGCTTCCCTGATCTTGACCAGAAGCCGGGACAGCCCTGGCTGCCAAGCGTGGGGAGTCCAGGACTAAGGTCACAAAGATGAGCAGCACAGCTGTGAGCAACCTTCACTGATGGTTCCCCACGGCCACTTTCTCAGATGTCACACCGCCATGAACTCCAAACATCAGGCCCCTCTAGTCTTTTCCGCTCACGGTCCCCATGCCCTTCCACCAGTCCCATGGGAACCTAAGGGCCAGATGAATCCGAGCACCTATTGCCTTTCAGGTCCTGTCCCTCATCGCTCCCTGATGTGTAGCTTGGCCTCTAGCTTGGCCCTGCCCACCGGCATGAGGTCACTTGGTAACTTCTTCCCGGGCTGCCACTCCAGGACCAACAGTTGTCCCTTAGCCCCCCACGTGGGGAATGTCTCCAAGACGTGTTTCCTGAGGCCTTGGGCAGCTCCTCTCCTACCGTTTCTCTGTTCTCTGGGCGAGTTCGTCAATGACTCCCAAGTCTGGCCCAACTAAAGCATTCATGGGGGTCTTGAAAGAGGGCTCGGCATGCCTTTCCACTCCACCTCGCCCGATCTCCTGTGACTGGagaagccagggagcctgggggaggAAAAGCTCTTGGCAAGTAATCCAGGGGTTCAGGTTCCAGAGATGACCATCCGGTCACCCCAAATTCCCACCACTGTTCCCGCCCCTCCAAGTCCAACACCACCCGATGTCCTACCCATCCCCCAACCCCGTGAGACAATACTGACCCCGAGGAGCCCACTCAGTCAGTGCCTGTGGCCTGGCCAGGCTCCTTCTGGGTGTCTGTGGGCTCCTGGAGCCCTCCAGGGAACAAACTCTGGGTTCTCTGGGCTCTCCACTGCTGTCTAGGGCTGGAGGCGGGGCTGGAGCCTAGTGAGAAATGCCATCAGTTGGGCAATGCCATGATGCCTGTGGCTCCCTGGCGTCTGTCCCCTGCACACCCTGACCGCCTCACCGTCACTGGACCAGCACGGCTTCTCCTCATCTGGAGAGAGGGTCTGTGGGGGGCTGGGCCAGGGCCGGGACAGGGGGGAGGCTGAAGCCTCGCCCCAcagttcctgctgctgctgctgctgatggaGCTAAACAGAAAGGAGAAGATGAGAGGCCCCCCTCCTGTCCCATTGTGAGGCCCAGCCCCGGACCAGGTACAGAGACTGTCGACacctcctcccccagctcctgtTGAGTAACTCCTTACACTCCAGCCCCCTCCACACTCTCCACTTTGTTCAGCTgccttctccctccccttctctttttggcACCCCCTCTTCTCACCTGGTGCAGGTAGATGGCATGGAGACTCATCTCAGCAgatgcaagctctgggagctgggccAGCTTCTGGCCCCCAGTGCCTCCCGGGGACACACAGCTAGAACAGAGGGCGCAGTTGATCATgaagacacacacatacccccaGGGAGAACCTGGATTCAACTCCCTTTCCACatcacctcccccgccccgccccggccgaCTACAATGCCCCTTCTCCTGGAGGATCAGCCCCAACCCTTGCTCCCGGCATCTCaggcccccacccctcaccttgAGTCCTGGGTAATTCGGGAAAGGGAAGCCAGGAGGCTGGCCGTGGCTGCGGCCGGGCAGGGGGCTGTAGGGCTGAGGTCTTGAGGCGGCCGGAGGGGCTGCACAAAGAGGTTGGCCAGGAAGGCCTCCGGCTGGGAGCGAGAGGATACAGGGTCAGAaaagaggacagaggagagggaggaggtctAGGAAGGCGGGAGAGCAGACGGCACCAGTGAGCAGATAAATAAAGGGGTGAGGCAGAGGGTGGTGGGGACAGGAGGGCAGACGGGCAGACCTAACTCCGACTCACCAGAGGGGACGGAGAGGTGCTGAGGATCCCGGGGGCAGGGGGGCTGCGCAGCGAGCTGGCGCCCCAGGCTGCTGCGTCTTGCTGCACCCGGCCTCGCAGGTGCCCCAGGAACTTGGAGCTGTGGCCTGGGGGGCGCCATTGTGGGTGAACCAGGGAGAACCTCATCAAGGAGAGTTCCGTCTTCCCGTCCTCGGCGCGCTGAGACAGTGAGGCCTCGGTCTGTCCCTCGGAGAGCCACTGAAAGGAACACCGGCCCTTCAGGTGCTGCCAGCATCAGGCTGTGCAGCTTGCGGGATCTCaggtccccgaccagggactgaacgggggaccctggcagtgaaagcgctaAAGCCggaccactaggccaccagggaactccagcCAACTCCACTTGGATAGTTGCAGTGGGGGCCTCGTGGGGTAGGCAGGACAGGAAACACTAGCCGCAGGGTGAAAGGATGGAGGCCACAAGGGGACAAGTTCAAGATCAGCCAAAAAAACACAGCCAGAGAGCAGGACCCGGGTCCAGACCCAGCGCTAGCAGATGATGTGGGCTCAGTGTTTTGCCAGCCTGTACGCATTGGATACGACTGGCCCAACGGCCTTGGTCAGGAAACACATCCATACCCCAGCCCCGTCCACTGACCGAGGCGTTTCTCTCCAGTGGTCTGCGCTCCCACTTACTGCTGTGACGATGCTGGGCACCCTCTTAGGGCTCTCCACCTGTCATCTCACGTGATCCTCCTAAGAGGCCTGAGCACTGGCTAGTCATTGCCCGCATTTGAGAAATGAAGGCTCGGGAAAGTGAACGGGGGAGCTCGAGGTCACAGGTGCCAAGCAGTGAAGCTGGGGGTGGAACCCAGTTCTGCTTCCAGTGAGGCAAGCCAACGCCTACCCAACCTACCTGCCCCGCACCGCCCGGGACAGGCTCCCACCTGAGGGTGTCCATGCCGCTTCACGTCCATGAGGGCAAAGGAGCAGATGTCGCCAACCCCCGCCACGTCCACAGTAAAGTGCCGAAAGAAGTCGATAATCTCCAAGGCCCGGGGCCGAAACCAGAAGAGCAGAAACAAGGGCGTGAGGACAGGGGACAGGAGCTCCTCCACCAGGGAGACCTGGAGAAAGCAGGCCCAAGGCTGAGAAGGCCTTTCGGAGGGCAACCAGACTCGCCTGGCAGGCAACCTCCAACCCCGTCATTCCGGGGCCTCCCCCAGGCCCCCGAGGGCAGCCAAAAGCCTCCGCAGCCCGGCCGGCTTCCGGCGTGACCCTCACCGCTCGGTATTGCAACAGCCGCGCCATCTGCCTGTAAGAGCTGGTCCTGCCGGCAGGGCCAGTCTCCTCGGGGAGGTAGTGCATGTGGGCCAAGGCCGCCTGCAGCAGGAGCTGCGGCGAACGACCTTGGCCTTGCTCATCCGGAATGAAAGACCTAGAGGgcgggatcggggtggggaaagAAGGCGGCCTGCTGTTCAGAGGATGTGCCGGGGGAGGTGAGGTGGGGGTACGCTAGcggtgggcggggagggggaagTGGAGAGGGAGAGGTGCACGGAGGCTCCAACCCCGGACCGAGGAAGGGCCCCCCCTCCCCGGCCCTCTGCCATCGCACCTGGCCACCGTGGCCGCGATCCCGAGCGCGGTCATGGCAGTGAGCACGTGCTCCACGGCGAGCACGTCCTCGTCGTACACGGTGAGCACCAGCAGCGCGGCCAAGGGCGCGCCGGCGAAGAAGACGAGCTGGCGGGCCAGCAGCGCCAGCAGGGGCGCGGGGGGCGCGGCGGCGCGCAGGAAGGCGGCGGCCGGGCGGTAGGCGCGGGCCAGGCGCGCGCGCAGCTCGTGCGGCAGCTCGTTGAAGTGGCGCAGCTGCAGGCGGGCCAGGCGGGACCAGCGGCGCGTCCCCAGCGCGCCGGGCTCGCGCCGCAGCAGCTCGGCGTGGCTGTAGAAGGCGTGCAGCACCTGCCAGGCCAGCACCAGCGGGCTCAGCGCCAGGTTCGCGGCCGCCAGCAGCAGCACCGTGCGCCGCCAGCGCGCGGCCAGGGCGGCCCGCCGGTCGCCGCGCTTGTAGGCGTCGGGCAGCTCCCAGCCACCGCGGAAGAGCGAGAAGGGCCCGCGGAAGAGGAGCAGGTCGACGTTGAGCGCCAGGCCGCGGCTGAGGAAGGCCGCGCCGCCGCCCCAGGGCAGCGCGGCGCGGGCGGGCAGCAGCCCTTTGTTGGCCAGCGCCACCTGGTAGTTGGTGTAGCGCAGGATGCGGTGGTGGACGTCCAGCTCCGTCAGCGGCCTCGGCTGCACGCACAGCCCCCCGCTCCTCTGCAGCGCCAGCAGGCGGGACTGCACCTCTGCCCagggcaccgagctgagctcctcCTGCGGAGAGCCGACTGCTGAGGCCAGCGCCCCGGACTCCTGTCCATCACGATGCCCACCCTCCGCGTGGCCAGAGCGGCATCCCCGCGTGCCCTCCCCACCGGCCTTACCCGGGGCCCTCCCGCCAGAAACCTACCACCTTTCACGGCAGTCCCTTCGCCTTCCTCTCTTTGCCACCGACCAGCGGCACCTCATCCTTGGTCTGAACCgccctccccaggcccctgcccctcCTGGGCCAGGAGTCACGTGCTCCCCTTCATAAGTTAAACTCCATAGGTATGTGAGCTCGGCCCCTTCCAAGCAGATCTTCCAGACACGCCCCCTCCCCGTCCTGGCAGCCCTGCATGCAAAAGGCGCACCACAGCTGCAGGTAACAGGGCAATCACTCTTTCTCCTTCCTAAGGTGCCAGCCAGCCGGGCGCAGAAGCCCCACAAGCTTTTACCTCGGCATGCTTGgagaccccaccccatccccatcccctccATCAGATTAACCTTCCTAAGATAGTGGCCAGGTCCCCATCTGGGGTTGGGGGGCCCTCAGACCTCACTTGCTGCTCAGCTGCAAAACTCATTTTAGCCCAGTTTCACCCAGCTTCCCCAGTCCAGCTTAGTCACGTCCCTTCAGGCCAGCCTCTCCAGTCCACCCCAGGGTCTCCCCTACCTCTGAAAGGAagtggggaagaggagaaagaaggaaggagaaagagaaggggtCAGGCGCCTTCCTGGAGGAGCGGTAGTCCAGCTCCCGATCTTCCCTGCGTCCGTCCCCAGCCCTCTGCTGTGGCTCGGGCTCCCCTACTCAAGGGGGCTTTCGGAGGACCTCTCCCCTTTGCTGCACTGGAGGGCGGTAGAAGGTTCTGGACTTCTGAGGGGAGCAAGGGAAGTTGACTGCCGAAGGTAGAATTTGTGCTGTGCCTTAGAGAAAGAATTAGGTACACAGGCAGACGAGCGAGACCAAGAGGAGGAGAGAGTGAAGTGTGGCCAGGGACAGTGAAGGGGCCCACGAAGCAGCTTCCTGCAAAGTGAAGCCAGGAAGCGGGGTGGGCTCCCCCGACAGGGGCCTGAACACTCAGTGGCAAGCTGGGAGGTCAGTCTCCTCATCGCTGCCCAAGACGCTAactgctcctccccacccctttccGTCATGGGGCCTGGAACGCCTCCTCACCGCCTATCCTTCCCAGCCGGGTCTCAGTTCCTCCTGCTTCATAAAACGAGAGGACCGCCCCTCTAAATCCCCAGCGTCTGGGCCACAAGCACGTGGTTGTGCACATCTTCCATAACCATCTGCATCAACTAAACTCCACAACAGTAAGGACCTCAGGTTCTCAGGGGTGGTACCCCACTTCCTAGCATTATTTGGGGCTAAGCCTAGGGAGGTGTGTCACAAAGGTCTTCTGCCCTCTTTCCAGTGGTTCCTCCTGTCTCCACAGGCCGCCGCTCCTCCCCATCCtctgccccccagccccctgaCATGGCACCCCGCCACAGACACACTCATCCAACTCACCGGGGGGATGTGCAGGGCCTCCCTGTAAAACACCTGGATGTCCCAGTAGCTGAAGAGGTTGCAGACCGAGCGAAGCAGCTGGAACAGCCAGAAGGCAGCAGCCAGGATCAGCAGGAAGACCAAGAGGGGGCTGGAGCAGATCCTGTGTGAGGCGAAACAGACAGCAGGGACAAAGTAGGGGCCCCATAGGAAGGGAGGCCAGTCCTGGGGAGCGACGGAGGTCAAGGAGAGGGGGCCCTGCCAGACCAGTGATTCTCAGTGTGGGTCCCGACCCTTGTGTCTGCAAGGTCAAGACTTCTCAGCTAATATTCAGGTTTTCTGCCATTTTCGTTCTCATGTATGTTCCTACATTTGTAGATTTTCAAGCCATTCTCAGCTTATATGTCTAATAAGGTAAATGCAGATAGGATGCTCAAAACAAAAGCCCCTGGGAGTTGGTTCTCAACAAACAAATATTAAGTGTATTAAAGGTGTATTCTCCACCAATATTAAGTGGATTAAAGGTGTCCTCAAACCAAAACCTCGGAGAATGGCTGATCTAGACCAAGGAACAAAAGGAGGGGAGACTTTTGCGTtggtctcccccagcccctgctcccgcCAGCTTTCACTCACCGCTGGGCACATTGTGAGGAGGGTAGGATGGCGTCCGACAAGGTCACTTTGCTGTGGAGTGGCCCAGGTCGTGTTCGGTTACTTGGTTGGTTGGCAAAGAGAACACTGTAATCCACGCAACGCAGGAGGAAGGTTGTGAAGGTGACGATGAAAATGAATTGTCTGGGACAGAGGAAGAGCGGTGCTCAAGCCTGAGGGCCGAGTGGGCTCtggccccagccccaggcctgctGGGTTGGTCAGCCCCTCCTGCTGGGCCCCTGGGTACGTCTCACCCCAGCTGGAAGACATCCTCCAGCAGGATACAGGTAAAGCCATTCCTCTGGTGGTAGTTGTAGATGTGGCCGCGAGTCAAGAAGTCAGCCTGAAGCATGATGGGCTTTTCCTGAGGACGCCTCCCGATCCCCCACCAAGTCCCCGGCCCACGGCACCCATCCCCCCTGCCTGCCGTGCCCCTTCTGCCAGGCTGCGCACAGAAAGGATATCTTGGTAAAGAAGCTGTCCAGGTTCTGGATGTGGTGCCAGGAGCCTGGGCACAGAAGGGAGAGCGTTGGGGCGTGGCGCTCACCTGACTCCATGCCCTCAAGCTGCTGCCAGccgggggcggggttgggggtggggagcaacCCTAGAGCCCCACACCCACCCGCTCACCTCGGAGCCCTTCCGGCACGTGAAGCAGGGGCTGCTGCTCCTCCCCATGGAGGGGTGAATCTTGGGACCCCTCGGGGTCACCGTCCTCCAGCCGCTCGTAATCCTGCTCGGGGATCAGAGGGCCTATCCGCAGCCCAGGAGAGTCCTGGGGGCATCggcgtgggggagggggagtcccCGAGGCCGGGGGAGGGGCAGAATGGGAACCCCAGGGAGGGGGAGCAGAGACGGGTGTCATGGAGGGCTGGGGCTGCGCTGGGGGGgcggcgggggttgggggggcactgTGGCAAGGCTGAGAAGCCCCTGGGCCCTGCACCGCCGGGCAGGGGAGCCCCGAGGCTGAAGGAGGAGCTGAGGAAGGGGCCCTTCTTGTGGGAGGGACAggggacagagagaaggagaCCCTCCCC
Coding sequences:
- the ATG9B gene encoding autophagy-related protein 9B, which gives rise to MVRRMGWGGTRGRLGRWGDLGPGSVPLLPTPLPPLPPPPCRGPGAGRVSFSLSPVPPTRRAPSSAPPSASGLPCPAVQGPGASQPCHSAPPTPAAPPAQPQPSMTPVSAPPPWGSHSAPPPASGTPPPPRRCPQDSPGLRIGPLIPEQDYERLEDGDPEGSQDSPLHGEEQQPLLHVPEGLRGSWHHIQNLDSFFTKIYNYHQRNGFTCILLEDVFQLGQFIFIVTFTTFLLRCVDYSVLFANQPSNRTRPGPLHSKVTLSDAILPSSQCAQRICSSPLLVFLLILAAAFWLFQLLRSVCNLFSYWDIQVFYREALHIPPEELSSVPWAEVQSRLLALQRSGGLCVQPRPLTELDVHHRILRYTNYQVALANKGLLPARAALPWGGGAAFLSRGLALNVDLLLFRGPFSLFRGGWELPDAYKRGDRRAALAARWRRTVLLLAAANLALSPLVLAWQVLHAFYSHAELLRREPGALGTRRWSRLARLQLRHFNELPHELRARLARAYRPAAAFLRAAAPPAPLLALLARQLVFFAGAPLAALLVLTVYDEDVLAVEHVLTAMTALGIAATVARSFIPDEQGQGRSPQLLLQAALAHMHYLPEETGPAGRTSSYRQMARLLQYRAVSLVEELLSPVLTPLFLLFWFRPRALEIIDFFRHFTVDVAGVGDICSFALMDVKRHGHPQWLSEGQTEASLSQRAEDGKTELSLMRFSLVHPQWRPPGHSSKFLGHLRGRVQQDAAAWGASSLRSPPAPGILSTSPSPLPEAFLANLFVQPLRPPQDLSPTAPCPAAATASLLASLSRITQDSSCVSPGGTGGQKLAQLPELASAEMSLHAIYLHQLHQQQQQQELWGEASASPLSRPWPSPPQTLSPDEEKPCWSSDGSSPASSPRQQWRAQRTQSLFPGGLQEPTDTQKEPGQATGTD